In a genomic window of Thermogemmata fonticola:
- a CDS encoding GldG family protein, translated as MVETADRTPADNAPVSTSDRFVDWVCQHRPVVGGVLVGLAAVCLVLFAYWTYRGGLWKLSSPTPTEKKAESGKDSESGSAKDDGGTELANLRRGEYIVGGVTVFAAAVILLSMSWFLLLRTPAKEIAQQRTEIRLFLLIGGSLLGLLLIVAGIIFLYVWSESLTRWLDQRNFREARWVLLPLLMILCGVLVVFLSVIPARREERHDALIRRLVYGSNFGLTTLLLLVVLIVVNVVIAREIPNQLDTTATGFYTLSEPTRQLLQNLDPPVRAYAVIPNVPDRDINDIRQLLLAMQDASGGRFVVRFLSQSADRTELASLREKYPQFEMVMDQRTTQVAILLTSSADEKRHAVVSDTDMFDFSRRNFEGEKKLYQEIAFLADSQNKPVVYFTQGHGEMDATNNPEAPPERSVSRLRQYLEKNYLDVRTVHLNQPNPKIPDDATVVVIADPQNPFSPEALKALRDYMNRKEKKGKLIYFSGATPGPDGQVLRTGIEDLLAEYNVRVGMEYLYTLPTGAGVDYRAPLVVFSASAVKNPILQTIARITTRLQFLYPREISPQNTHPSFQASDLLLTVGITWLETTRPADLVARFEEILGNERVQEQVRLSRSPRSVAVTVSEGTTPRLVAFGSSLVFSDRIAQQQRTSNPVTFDLLGVSVDWLRERQTSLAAVNIEAKKYTEYRIPPPNSLNFSRLLWLPLGLGLLTVMGMGAGVWVVRRR; from the coding sequence ATGGTGGAGACAGCGGATCGGACTCCGGCAGATAATGCCCCTGTGAGCACAAGCGATCGCTTTGTGGACTGGGTTTGCCAGCATCGCCCAGTGGTGGGAGGAGTGCTAGTCGGTTTGGCGGCGGTATGCCTGGTGCTCTTTGCCTATTGGACATATCGCGGCGGCTTGTGGAAACTTTCATCCCCCACCCCTACGGAAAAAAAAGCAGAGTCCGGCAAAGACTCTGAGTCGGGAAGCGCCAAAGACGACGGCGGGACCGAGCTGGCAAACCTACGCCGGGGTGAATACATCGTCGGCGGCGTGACGGTTTTTGCCGCTGCCGTCATTCTGCTGAGCATGTCCTGGTTTTTACTTCTCCGAACCCCGGCGAAAGAAATCGCGCAACAGCGCACGGAAATCCGCTTGTTCCTGCTGATTGGGGGCAGTCTGCTGGGATTGTTGCTAATCGTCGCGGGGATCATTTTCCTGTACGTCTGGAGCGAAAGTTTGACGCGCTGGCTGGATCAGCGGAACTTCCGCGAGGCACGTTGGGTGCTTTTGCCCCTGCTCATGATTCTCTGCGGTGTGCTGGTGGTCTTCCTGTCGGTGATTCCGGCTCGGAGAGAAGAGAGGCACGACGCCCTGATCCGCCGCCTGGTTTACGGCTCGAATTTCGGCCTAACCACTCTGCTGCTGCTCGTGGTCCTGATCGTGGTGAACGTCGTCATTGCTCGTGAGATTCCCAATCAACTCGATACCACAGCGACCGGCTTTTACACCCTGTCCGAACCCACGCGGCAATTGCTGCAAAATCTCGATCCGCCTGTCCGCGCCTACGCGGTGATTCCCAATGTTCCCGATCGGGACATCAACGACATCCGCCAGTTGCTCTTAGCGATGCAAGATGCAAGCGGCGGCCGCTTTGTGGTCCGCTTTTTGAGTCAATCCGCCGACCGCACCGAATTGGCCTCCCTGCGAGAAAAGTACCCGCAATTCGAGATGGTCATGGATCAGCGCACCACGCAGGTTGCCATTTTGCTGACCTCATCCGCCGACGAAAAACGCCACGCCGTGGTGTCCGACACTGACATGTTCGACTTCAGCCGCCGCAATTTTGAAGGGGAAAAGAAACTCTACCAGGAGATCGCCTTCCTTGCGGATAGTCAGAACAAGCCGGTCGTCTATTTCACACAAGGCCACGGTGAAATGGATGCCACCAACAACCCTGAAGCCCCGCCGGAACGATCGGTTAGCCGTCTCCGCCAGTATTTGGAAAAGAATTATCTCGATGTGCGGACGGTGCATCTGAACCAGCCCAATCCGAAGATACCGGATGACGCCACGGTGGTTGTGATTGCCGATCCACAAAACCCCTTCTCTCCTGAAGCTCTGAAAGCTCTCAGGGATTACATGAATCGCAAGGAGAAGAAGGGGAAACTAATTTACTTCTCCGGGGCAACGCCCGGACCCGACGGCCAAGTTTTGCGAACGGGTATTGAAGACTTGCTCGCAGAGTACAACGTCCGCGTGGGTATGGAGTATCTGTACACATTGCCGACCGGTGCCGGTGTGGACTATCGGGCGCCTCTCGTGGTCTTCAGCGCCTCGGCGGTCAAGAATCCAATCCTCCAAACGATAGCCCGGATTACGACCCGCTTGCAATTCCTCTATCCGCGGGAAATATCCCCTCAGAACACCCATCCGTCGTTTCAAGCAAGTGACTTGCTCTTGACCGTAGGGATCACTTGGCTGGAAACCACGCGGCCCGCAGACTTGGTCGCCCGGTTTGAGGAAATCTTGGGCAATGAACGGGTGCAGGAACAGGTACGCCTGAGCCGGTCTCCTCGTTCCGTGGCGGTGACGGTGAGCGAGGGGACTACGCCGCGCTTAGTCGCCTTCGGCAGCAGTCTGGTGTTTAGCGATCGGATAGCTCAACAACAGCGCACCTCCAATCCGGTGACCTTCGATCTGTTGGGGGTGAGCGTGGATTGGCTTCGGGAACGGCAAACCTCTTTGGCCGCTGTGAATATCGAAGCCAAGAAATACACGGAATATCGCATCCCGCCTCCGAACAGCCTCAATTTCAGCCGGCTGCTCTGGCTGCCTTTGGGCTTGGGGTTACTGACCGTCATGGGAATGGGGGCGGGAGTGTGGGTGGTCCGGCGCCGGTGA
- a CDS encoding ABC transporter permease has translation MIETPVKSSDKTENSIAVGETPPSPILEEGPSLPRLIGFTGLFLFILGTVAVVANRATETPRLISESMGFFAIAVGLSLMFYHAITDSNIEIRRLYGGFALLILFYALAVSLIPGPVFASGVPDKHIGHNLLPWGVGSAGVALLFFFPFLRHETEEAYRRTALFGVLGIGALLTVGSIAAGLLFPTFLVGPGLALALLGLGFLWLFLSQVDTTQGLGYTVAVAMGTIGGLLLGYGILWPSVHALLYDGPTSLRLATGELSFKAVLWRLLTAVVFALPAGIAWLNRSALWWRVLASLFSGIGVVAVILSLFSRPIHSPPTPFLVPNGLILMGLGVIHLLFSLSYISDSQFVALARRELSAYFLSPIGYLVLGGMVMLQWIGYYLFIFQLVRAGQFGEALPEPIVSDYYNLLMVFAVMVQVPALTMRLLAEERRTGTLEVLLTAPVNEWPVVLSKFLATWLFFLISWLPSGLYLIALRMEVESPFDYRPLLSFYASLMAQGVAFVGMGLFFSSLTRNQIIAAVFTFVGMMFFLLCYIIRLQQSGSILPQILQMALGRLSFYHMWEESLAGRLPMRDALMFVSLGVFWLFLTVKVLEARKWL, from the coding sequence ATGATCGAAACACCTGTGAAGTCTTCGGATAAGACGGAGAATTCCATTGCGGTGGGCGAGACCCCTCCCTCGCCGATCCTGGAAGAAGGGCCAAGCCTGCCACGGTTGATAGGTTTTACAGGTCTGTTCCTCTTCATTTTGGGCACCGTGGCTGTGGTGGCTAACCGTGCCACCGAGACCCCTCGACTCATCTCGGAGAGTATGGGCTTTTTTGCCATCGCGGTTGGCTTGTCCCTGATGTTCTATCACGCCATCACAGACAGTAATATCGAAATCCGCCGGCTCTACGGCGGGTTTGCCCTGCTGATCCTGTTCTACGCCTTGGCCGTGTCCTTGATTCCCGGCCCGGTGTTCGCCTCCGGAGTACCGGACAAACACATTGGGCATAATCTCCTACCCTGGGGAGTGGGCAGTGCCGGCGTGGCTTTGCTCTTCTTCTTCCCCTTTTTGCGGCACGAGACGGAAGAAGCCTATCGGCGAACGGCCCTCTTCGGCGTGTTGGGAATCGGGGCATTGCTGACAGTGGGGAGTATAGCGGCGGGTCTGCTGTTTCCCACGTTCCTGGTCGGTCCCGGTTTAGCTCTGGCATTACTGGGTTTGGGCTTCCTTTGGCTGTTTCTCTCCCAAGTGGATACCACTCAAGGTTTGGGCTATACGGTGGCGGTGGCTATGGGGACCATTGGCGGCCTCCTGCTGGGGTATGGCATCCTCTGGCCGTCCGTCCATGCATTGCTTTACGACGGCCCGACTTCCCTGCGGCTTGCCACGGGAGAACTGTCTTTCAAAGCCGTGCTGTGGCGGCTGTTGACCGCGGTGGTGTTTGCCCTGCCCGCGGGGATCGCTTGGCTCAACCGCTCTGCCCTCTGGTGGAGAGTGCTAGCCTCGCTCTTCAGCGGCATTGGCGTCGTGGCGGTGATCCTCTCACTTTTCTCACGCCCAATTCACTCCCCTCCGACGCCATTCTTGGTCCCCAACGGTTTGATCCTGATGGGGTTAGGGGTCATTCACCTGCTCTTTTCCCTCAGCTATATATCTGACAGTCAATTTGTAGCGTTGGCCCGGCGCGAGCTGTCGGCCTATTTTCTCTCCCCCATCGGCTATCTGGTCTTGGGGGGGATGGTGATGTTGCAATGGATCGGTTATTACCTGTTCATTTTCCAATTGGTGCGTGCGGGCCAGTTTGGTGAAGCCTTGCCTGAGCCAATCGTCAGCGATTATTACAACCTGCTCATGGTTTTTGCCGTGATGGTCCAGGTGCCAGCCCTTACGATGCGATTGCTGGCCGAGGAGCGCCGCACGGGCACCCTAGAGGTGCTACTCACCGCCCCGGTCAACGAATGGCCGGTCGTGCTGAGCAAATTCTTGGCCACTTGGCTCTTTTTCCTGATCAGTTGGCTACCGTCGGGATTGTATCTGATTGCCCTACGGATGGAAGTGGAATCCCCCTTCGACTATCGCCCCTTGTTGAGCTTTTACGCCAGCCTGATGGCGCAGGGGGTGGCCTTCGTCGGAATGGGGCTGTTCTTCTCCTCGCTCACCCGCAATCAGATCATCGCTGCGGTCTTCACCTTCGTGGGCATGATGTTCTTTCTGTTGTGCTATATCATCCGGCTGCAACAAAGCGGCTCGATCTTGCCGCAGATATTGCAAATGGCTTTGGGGCGCTTGTCCTTCTACCACATGTGGGAGGAGTCGTTGGCCGGCCGTCTGCCAATGCGGGATGCCCTGATGTTTGTCTCCTTGGGAGTGTTTTGGCTCTTTCTCACCGTCAAGGTCCTCGAAGCACGCAAGTGGCTCTAA
- a CDS encoding ABC transporter ATP-binding protein: MGAPAIQVENLTKNYGPVLAVDRVSFTVQPGELVGFLGPNGAGKSTCMRILTTWLPASSGYARLAGFDVMYESLEVRRRIGYLPESIPLYPEMRVREYLQYRARVKGVERSQRNIRIDYCMERCHIREVRNRLLGTLSKGYRQRVGLADALLADPPILILDEPTSGLDPVQIAETLSTIKQLGGKHTVLLSTHILSEVEKVCERVIIIDKGRIKLDESLRRISERKPTYIVEVRGPREAASAVLRERNDLIVLSERGIESDLTAFELQSRDGKDPRETLARQIIERGWNLRRLDVQRVSLEALFAEVVLRENNHSGSPAPAEASSQTHAS; the protein is encoded by the coding sequence ATGGGCGCCCCCGCCATCCAAGTGGAAAATCTGACGAAGAATTACGGTCCTGTGCTCGCCGTGGACCGAGTCAGTTTCACGGTGCAGCCGGGGGAGTTAGTCGGCTTCCTCGGACCAAACGGAGCTGGCAAATCCACTTGCATGCGCATTCTCACAACGTGGCTGCCCGCCTCCAGCGGCTATGCCCGCCTGGCCGGCTTCGATGTCATGTATGAATCCCTGGAAGTCCGGCGGCGTATCGGCTACCTGCCGGAGAGTATTCCCTTGTACCCTGAAATGCGGGTCCGCGAGTATCTGCAATATCGGGCACGTGTCAAAGGCGTGGAGCGCAGCCAGCGGAATATCCGCATCGACTACTGCATGGAACGCTGCCATATCCGGGAAGTGAGGAACCGCCTTTTGGGCACCCTATCCAAAGGGTATCGCCAGCGCGTGGGCCTGGCAGATGCCTTATTGGCTGATCCTCCGATTCTGATCTTGGATGAACCTACCAGCGGCCTAGACCCAGTCCAGATCGCAGAGACCCTCTCCACCATCAAGCAACTCGGCGGGAAACACACGGTCTTACTCTCCACACACATCCTCAGCGAGGTGGAGAAAGTCTGCGAACGCGTCATCATCATCGATAAAGGTCGGATCAAGCTGGATGAATCGCTCCGGCGCATCTCCGAGCGTAAACCCACTTATATCGTCGAGGTGCGGGGACCGCGGGAAGCGGCCAGTGCCGTCTTGCGGGAACGGAATGATTTGATCGTCCTGTCCGAGCGCGGGATCGAATCGGATTTGACGGCCTTTGAGCTACAAAGCCGGGATGGCAAGGACCCGCGGGAAACGCTGGCCCGGCAGATCATCGAACGCGGCTGGAATCTGCGGCGGCTCGACGTCCAACGGGTCAGCTTGGAGGCGTTGTTCGCGGAGGTGGTTTTGCGGGAGAACAACCATTCCGGGAGTCCGGCCCCGGCTGAAGCGTCTTCGCAAACTCACGCCTCATGA
- a CDS encoding penicillin acylase family protein, with product MDGMNLYRLLLRLILGRRLPRWEGELRLAGPCAPITIRRDSWGVPHIDAASDTDALFALGFCQGQDRAGQLEVLWRLSRGRLAEWVGIAGLGLDRLSRRIGFRRAALAQLEVQFGWVREWLAAFTAGVNAGLSAGLPRKPHEFAILGGQPSRWDEADLLAVLKLQSFLLPSNWDMELLRFRILLQDGPDAVAALDPSAVAAPVSHSGATGLEAGLNQLQSEIASLRAFLGLGGGSNNWVMAGQRTASGKPLLANDPHLSPTVPPPWYLAHVRTPEWEAAGAMLAGSLGFGVGHNGFCAWGVTAALSDNTDLFVETLHSDGSSVREPDGSWTPCERVREVIHVRRGEDHVEEVLITPRGPIVTPALADVPYALSLRAVWLDPLPIDGFLSAPRARSFAQFRQAFAHWPLLPLNVVYADSAGTIGWQMTGQIPRRKGGTGLLPTGAAQPGAGWDTELIPFAQMPYVENPPQGYWVTANQNPRLDLPDLAIHLGSDYCDPYRYRAIQEALANRSQGWTAEDCLKLQCSTRSVPWEDIRDIVLSLSVQDRDAVEALKLLKNWNGEVSADSPAAAVFEVFVTGMIVELTKLRAPHTWQLALQSGDSNLFADRRVGHLIHLLRTQPAGWVASWSQFMEQALGQAVRRLRQHAGPGHAYWSWGHVRMLRLKHLVFGTVRGLSACFNLGPVPCPGDANTISQAAVSLLNPFADTHNMANLRAVFDLAQLGESRFILCGGQSGNPCSPHYDDQLPLWQRGEAITLPWSQADVIRATRHTLRLLPASTISDSPLSPASAG from the coding sequence ATGGATGGGATGAATCTCTATCGCCTTTTACTCCGGTTGATTCTGGGACGCCGCCTGCCTCGGTGGGAAGGCGAGTTGCGCCTTGCGGGTCCGTGCGCTCCGATCACAATCCGCCGGGATTCGTGGGGCGTTCCGCACATCGATGCCGCCTCTGACACCGATGCCCTGTTTGCTCTAGGTTTTTGTCAGGGTCAAGATCGCGCGGGGCAGTTGGAAGTCCTGTGGCGTTTGAGCCGAGGGCGGCTCGCTGAGTGGGTCGGGATTGCAGGTTTGGGGTTGGATCGCCTGAGCCGCCGCATCGGGTTCCGCCGCGCTGCCTTAGCCCAATTGGAGGTTCAGTTCGGCTGGGTGCGGGAGTGGCTGGCCGCCTTCACCGCTGGAGTCAATGCAGGTCTGTCAGCAGGCCTCCCCCGCAAACCGCATGAATTCGCCATCTTGGGGGGACAGCCTTCGAGGTGGGACGAGGCCGACTTGCTTGCCGTCTTGAAACTCCAGTCCTTCCTGCTCCCCTCGAATTGGGACATGGAACTGCTGCGCTTTCGAATTCTGCTCCAGGACGGTCCCGACGCCGTAGCAGCTCTCGACCCATCGGCGGTTGCCGCGCCAGTCTCGCATTCCGGAGCAACGGGTCTCGAGGCGGGTTTGAACCAATTGCAGAGCGAGATCGCCTCTTTGCGTGCGTTTCTGGGACTTGGAGGAGGCTCCAATAACTGGGTGATGGCTGGGCAACGCACCGCCAGTGGCAAGCCTTTGCTGGCGAATGACCCGCATTTATCACCCACCGTGCCGCCGCCGTGGTATCTGGCCCATGTCCGCACGCCGGAGTGGGAGGCCGCTGGGGCCATGCTGGCAGGTTCGCTAGGTTTTGGCGTCGGCCACAATGGCTTCTGCGCATGGGGTGTCACAGCCGCCCTGAGCGACAACACCGATCTGTTCGTGGAAACCCTGCATTCCGATGGTTCAAGTGTCCGCGAGCCGGACGGGAGTTGGACACCCTGCGAGCGAGTGCGGGAAGTTATCCATGTTCGTCGGGGTGAGGATCACGTGGAAGAGGTGCTGATCACCCCGCGCGGCCCGATCGTCACCCCAGCTTTGGCGGATGTGCCCTATGCCTTGTCTTTGCGGGCGGTTTGGCTTGATCCCTTGCCAATTGACGGCTTCCTCAGCGCTCCGCGGGCACGTTCCTTCGCTCAATTCCGGCAAGCCTTCGCCCATTGGCCCCTTTTACCGCTCAACGTCGTCTATGCGGACAGTGCGGGCACCATCGGCTGGCAGATGACCGGCCAGATACCGCGGCGCAAAGGCGGCACGGGACTGTTACCTACGGGAGCTGCCCAACCTGGCGCCGGCTGGGATACGGAACTGATTCCCTTTGCGCAGATGCCATACGTGGAAAATCCACCTCAAGGATACTGGGTGACGGCTAACCAGAACCCGCGTCTCGATTTGCCGGACCTGGCAATTCACCTGGGATCAGATTATTGCGATCCTTACCGCTATCGGGCCATCCAAGAGGCTTTGGCCAACCGCAGCCAAGGCTGGACGGCAGAGGACTGCTTAAAGCTACAATGCAGCACCCGCTCCGTTCCCTGGGAGGATATCCGGGACATTGTATTGTCACTTTCCGTGCAGGATCGCGATGCCGTCGAGGCTTTGAAGCTTCTGAAAAACTGGAACGGAGAAGTGTCGGCGGACTCTCCCGCAGCAGCAGTGTTTGAAGTGTTCGTAACGGGCATGATCGTGGAATTGACAAAACTGCGAGCACCACACACCTGGCAGTTGGCATTACAAAGTGGGGACTCCAATCTCTTTGCTGACCGGCGCGTCGGACATCTGATCCACCTGCTCCGAACCCAACCGGCTGGATGGGTTGCTTCCTGGTCTCAATTTATGGAGCAAGCTTTGGGCCAAGCGGTCCGCAGATTACGGCAGCACGCGGGTCCTGGCCATGCCTATTGGTCCTGGGGTCACGTGCGTATGCTCCGTCTCAAGCACCTGGTCTTCGGTACGGTTCGCGGACTGTCGGCTTGTTTCAATTTGGGTCCAGTCCCCTGCCCCGGTGATGCTAACACTATTTCCCAAGCGGCAGTTTCCCTCCTCAATCCCTTCGCAGATACGCACAACATGGCTAATCTGCGAGCGGTCTTCGATTTGGCTCAGCTCGGAGAGAGCCGTTTTATCCTTTGCGGCGGGCAGAGCGGCAATCCCTGTTCTCCTCACTATGACGATCAATTGCCACTCTGGCAGCGTGGCGAGGCCATCACTCTGCCGTGGAGTCAGGCGGATGTTATCCGGGCCACGCGGCACACCTTGCGGCTATTGCCCGCTTCGACAATCTCAGATAGTCCTCTTTCTCCAGCATCAGCGGGATGA
- a CDS encoding NAD-dependent succinate-semialdehyde dehydrogenase — MTQSIPVQHRQLFINGEWVDSLSGRRVGVENPATEEIIAEVSYGGREDCRRAIEAAAEAMKSWMKLTPYDRAKVLKRTAELMRSRADDLARTMTLEQGKPVSEAKAEVLHSADTFEWFAEEGKRAYGQVIPPSNPQKRHLTIKHPVGVVGAIGPWNFPITLQARKIAPALAAGCTIVCKPATQTPLSLIGVFECLVEAGLPKGVANMVIGPAEEIADEFLTHPAVRKISFTGSTEVGKQLMRRAADQLKRLSLELGGHAPFIVFPDADPEVVAKAAVIGKFRNNGQVCISPSRFYVHKDIEKKFTEAAVAEAKSLKLGNGLEEGVQVGPMFERKALESTVALIEDARRKGAEILTGGKRSDKFPRGYFFEPTVLTHLSPDSRILSEEPFAPVMPILDFSKLDEVIAAANNTRYGLAAYVFTNDLTVMWRMAEGLEAGIIGINDPVPATPQCPFGGMKESGLGRELAHEGLEAYLETKYVSLALRG, encoded by the coding sequence ATGACCCAGAGCATCCCGGTGCAACATCGCCAACTGTTCATCAACGGGGAATGGGTGGACTCCCTATCTGGGCGGCGGGTGGGAGTGGAAAACCCGGCGACCGAGGAGATCATCGCCGAGGTCAGCTACGGAGGCCGTGAGGATTGCCGCCGGGCCATCGAGGCGGCTGCGGAGGCGATGAAAAGCTGGATGAAACTGACCCCCTACGATCGGGCCAAGGTGCTCAAGCGAACCGCGGAGTTGATGCGCAGCCGGGCGGATGACCTGGCACGGACGATGACCCTGGAACAAGGCAAGCCGGTGTCCGAGGCCAAGGCGGAAGTGCTGCACTCCGCCGACACCTTTGAGTGGTTCGCCGAGGAAGGGAAGCGGGCCTACGGACAAGTCATCCCGCCCTCGAATCCGCAGAAGCGGCATCTGACCATCAAACATCCCGTAGGCGTGGTCGGGGCGATCGGACCGTGGAATTTCCCCATCACACTCCAGGCTCGCAAAATTGCACCCGCCCTGGCCGCCGGTTGCACGATTGTCTGCAAACCCGCAACGCAGACGCCGCTGTCCCTGATTGGCGTGTTCGAGTGTCTGGTGGAAGCCGGCCTGCCCAAGGGGGTGGCCAATATGGTCATCGGGCCGGCGGAAGAGATCGCCGACGAGTTCCTCACCCATCCGGCGGTACGCAAGATCAGCTTCACCGGTTCCACCGAAGTCGGCAAGCAACTGATGCGGCGGGCGGCCGATCAACTCAAGAGGCTCAGTCTGGAGTTAGGCGGCCATGCCCCCTTTATCGTTTTTCCCGATGCGGATCCGGAGGTCGTGGCCAAAGCGGCTGTGATCGGCAAGTTCCGTAATAATGGCCAAGTCTGCATCAGCCCCAGCCGCTTTTATGTGCACAAGGACATTGAGAAGAAATTCACGGAAGCGGCGGTGGCCGAGGCCAAGAGTCTCAAGTTGGGCAATGGGCTGGAGGAGGGAGTCCAGGTGGGGCCAATGTTCGAACGAAAAGCCTTGGAAAGCACCGTGGCCCTCATCGAAGACGCCCGGCGTAAAGGTGCAGAAATCCTCACCGGTGGGAAACGCTCGGACAAGTTCCCTCGCGGCTACTTCTTCGAGCCGACAGTCTTGACTCACTTGTCCCCGGATAGCCGCATCCTCAGTGAGGAGCCGTTCGCACCTGTGATGCCCATTCTGGATTTCTCCAAGCTCGACGAGGTGATCGCCGCCGCTAATAACACCCGCTACGGCTTGGCCGCCTATGTCTTCACCAACGATCTTACCGTAATGTGGCGCATGGCAGAAGGACTGGAAGCCGGTATCATCGGCATCAATGATCCTGTGCCGGCGACACCGCAATGTCCATTCGGAGGCATGAAAGAATCCGGCCTAGGACGAGAGTTGGCCCACGAAGGACTGGAAGCCTATCTGGAAACCAAGTATGTCTCGCTGGCTTTGCGGGGTTGA
- a CDS encoding sugar phosphate isomerase/epimerase family protein — translation MRLWSRREFLGYTAVASTGVAFLPAVSAQAPPTPLFRISLAQWSHHRAFFGRAGEKKDPLRFAEIASKDYGIDAIEYVNQFYRDKKNDDNYLKDLKKVADDNKVVSVLIMCDGEGSLGDPDEKRRRQAVDNHKRWAEWAKFLGCHSIRVNAASDWKLGFAETQKLAADGLRRLTEFTATLGINTIVENHGGLSSHGAWLAGVMKLVDHPRCGTLPDFGNFNLGKIPGISETTYDRYKGVDELMPFAKGVSAKSHDFDDKGNEIFTDYRKMLDIVVRKHKYHGYIGIEYEGSKRSEAEGIRLTKKLLETVREELSRG, via the coding sequence ATGAGGCTCTGGAGTCGTCGTGAGTTTCTGGGGTACACGGCTGTGGCCAGCACGGGGGTGGCGTTTCTCCCCGCCGTCTCTGCCCAAGCGCCACCAACGCCGCTCTTCCGGATTTCCCTGGCCCAGTGGTCCCACCACCGCGCCTTCTTTGGCCGAGCCGGGGAGAAGAAGGACCCTTTACGCTTTGCGGAAATCGCTAGCAAAGACTACGGCATCGACGCCATCGAATACGTGAACCAGTTCTACCGGGATAAGAAAAACGATGACAACTATCTCAAGGACCTCAAGAAGGTGGCGGATGACAACAAAGTGGTCAGTGTTCTAATCATGTGCGACGGCGAGGGGAGTCTGGGAGACCCGGACGAAAAGCGGCGGCGGCAGGCGGTCGATAACCACAAGCGCTGGGCGGAATGGGCGAAATTCCTGGGTTGCCACTCCATCCGCGTCAATGCTGCCAGCGATTGGAAGCTCGGTTTTGCGGAAACACAAAAGCTGGCCGCTGATGGCTTACGCCGCCTCACCGAGTTCACCGCCACCCTGGGCATCAACACGATCGTCGAGAATCACGGCGGTCTCTCCAGCCATGGAGCTTGGCTGGCTGGCGTCATGAAACTCGTCGATCATCCCCGCTGCGGCACTCTCCCCGACTTCGGCAATTTCAACCTTGGGAAAATCCCTGGCATCAGCGAAACCACTTACGACCGCTACAAGGGAGTCGATGAACTCATGCCGTTCGCCAAAGGGGTTTCCGCCAAAAGCCATGACTTCGACGACAAAGGCAATGAAATTTTTACCGATTACCGCAAGATGTTGGATATTGTCGTGCGCAAGCACAAATATCACGGCTACATTGGCATTGAATACGAAGGGAGCAAGCGAAGCGAAGCGGAGGGCATTCGCCTGACGAAAAAGCTCCTGGAAACGGTACGAGAAGAACTGAGCCGCGGTTAA
- a CDS encoding FmdB family zinc ribbon protein, translated as MPLYVYEVIRPDGSGGEQFEVFQKMSDPPLTQHPETGEPVRRVFAEPNAPRVWTDLHARSAVSDKNLAAKGFTKYVKTDQGTYEKVVGDGPKQLKRSNS; from the coding sequence ATGCCGCTGTATGTATATGAAGTGATCCGTCCTGACGGCAGCGGCGGTGAGCAATTCGAGGTCTTCCAGAAGATGAGCGATCCGCCGTTGACCCAACACCCGGAAACCGGAGAGCCGGTCCGTCGGGTTTTTGCTGAGCCGAATGCACCCAGAGTGTGGACAGATTTGCATGCCCGCTCTGCGGTCTCCGATAAGAACCTTGCTGCCAAAGGGTTCACCAAATACGTCAAAACCGATCAAGGGACCTACGAAAAAGTTGTGGGGGATGGCCCCAAACAGCTCAAACGTAGCAATTCCTGA
- a CDS encoding alpha/beta fold hydrolase, with translation MSTVTLPRQNITLALEDRGQGRPVVWLHAFPLDRGMWEPQLQPLLAAGYRVITVDLPGFGESPVQAGWTIDSAADALAELLEVLQVPAAVVGGESMGGYVALALARRHPHSLSGLILADTRAGSDDAAARARRQETIEAIRQKGPAALLETLVPKLISDATRQSRPHVLETIRTLTLRQTTQGLIDALIALRDRPDAAPYLPNIRVPTLVIVGEYDTITPPLYAARLAGLIDSAELVHIPQAGHLSNLENPEAFNAAVLSFLQRRIS, from the coding sequence GTGAGCACTGTAACTTTGCCGCGGCAGAATATCACACTCGCGCTTGAGGATCGGGGGCAAGGCCGTCCGGTAGTGTGGCTGCATGCTTTCCCCTTGGATCGGGGGATGTGGGAACCGCAGCTCCAACCGCTGCTGGCGGCGGGGTATCGCGTCATCACCGTCGATTTGCCCGGTTTTGGCGAGTCGCCCGTGCAAGCTGGGTGGACCATCGATTCTGCAGCCGACGCATTGGCTGAGTTGCTGGAGGTCCTACAAGTTCCCGCAGCGGTGGTGGGCGGTGAATCGATGGGAGGGTATGTGGCCTTGGCGTTGGCTCGGCGCCATCCGCACTCTCTGTCTGGCTTGATCCTCGCTGATACCCGTGCGGGTTCCGACGATGCTGCCGCTCGTGCGCGGCGACAGGAAACGATCGAAGCGATCCGCCAAAAAGGACCGGCGGCGCTCCTGGAGACCCTGGTGCCGAAATTGATCAGCGATGCGACACGACAGAGTCGGCCCCACGTCTTGGAAACGATTCGCACCCTGACGCTACGGCAGACGACTCAAGGGTTGATCGACGCCCTCATCGCTTTGCGTGACCGGCCTGATGCCGCCCCCTATCTTCCGAACATTCGCGTTCCGACTCTGGTGATTGTCGGAGAATATGACACCATCACTCCTCCGCTGTACGCTGCCCGCCTGGCCGGATTAATCGACTCTGCCGAGCTGGTACACATCCCCCAAGCTGGACACTTGAGCAATCTGGAAAATCCGGAAGCGTTCAACGCCGCTGTGCTGTCCTTCCTCCAACGGCGGATCTCTTGA